One region of Cucurbita pepo subsp. pepo cultivar mu-cu-16 chromosome LG03, ASM280686v2, whole genome shotgun sequence genomic DNA includes:
- the LOC111789607 gene encoding uncharacterized protein LOC111789607 gives MSEKALKALNTVPGLEGSNESPCKGDLSKQGLVSANGNVEELKRPQVNGENSNPGAEVGSSEVEYIEAENLTDLDDVSSSLKTLVAGLSSKDWVLVCEALNNTRRIAIYHREDMLDMLGDVISLLVKSMKNPRSAVCKTALMTSADIFSAYNDKLIESLDPMLLQLLLKSSQDKRFVCEAAEKALVAMTTSFSPELLLPKLEPYLKHRNPRIRAKASTCFCRSVQRLGVEGIRTFGIDKLIQTAASQLSDQLPESREAARILLLELQSVYTKFPDLPTTMPEDPEKVSWEDFCQSKLSPLSAQAVLRVTNVSWEGIVSSS, from the exons ATGTCAGAGAAAGCTCTTAAAGCACTTAACACAGTGCCTGGACTGGAAGGGAGCAATGAAAGCCCTTGTAAAGGGGATCTTAGCAAACAAGGTCTAGTGAGTGCTAATGGGAATGTTGAAGAGTTGAAAAGACCACAAGTAAATGGTGAAAACAGTAATCCTGGAGCTGAGGTTGGTAGTTCAGAAGTAGAATATATCGAAGCTGAGAATTTGACTGATCTAGACGATGTTTCATCGAGCCTTAAG acgCTCGTAGCTGGATTAAGCTCAAAAGATTGGGTTTTGGTTTGTGAAGCACTGAACAATACGAGACGGATAGCAATATATCACAGGGAAGACATGCTTGATATGCT GGGAGATGTGATATCACTTTTGgtgaaatcaatgaaaaatcCTCGAAGTGCTGTCTGCAAAACTGCACTTATGACATCTGCAGACATTTTCAGTGCTTATAATGACAAACTGATTGAATCATTGGACCCCATG CTGTTGCAGCTTCTTCTGAAGTCTTCTCAAGACAAACGTTTCGTGTGTGAAGCGGCTGAGAAAGCTCTGGTAGCAATGACTACATCGTTTTCCCCTGAATTGTTGCTACCAAAATTGGAACCATATCTTAAGCACCGAAATCCGAGAATTCGAGCCAAGGCTTCAACGTGCTTTTGTCGAAGTGTCCAACGACTG GGTGTTGAAGGGATAAGAACATTTGGGATTGACAAATTGATTCAAACAGCAGCATCCCAGCTCAGTGACCAGCTTCCCGAGTCGAGGGAGGCTGCTCGAATTCTCCTTCTGGAGTTGCAATCTGTGTACACAAAGTTTCCCGACCTCCCAACAACGATGCCTGAAGACCCAGAGAAGGTCTCTTGGGAAGACTTTTGTCAATCAAAGCTCTCCCCTTTAAGTGCACAAGCTGTTCTTCGTGTCACGAACGTTTCTTGGGAAGGTATTGTCTCGAGTTCTTGA